In Metarhizium brunneum chromosome 3, complete sequence, a genomic segment contains:
- the cao1_1 gene encoding Copper amine oxidase 1 — translation MATTHHPLDPLSAEEIEAAVAIVRETHQNVKFQIVSLHEPRKATLSKWLADRSHATKPPRVADVSVITPGGNVGDGLVDLEKKQIVQWEWINGQQPIITVEELQRVEQVIRSDPNVIKQCEISGIPRDEMHKVYCDPWTIGYDERFGSNVRLQQALMYFRPHIDDCQYQYPLDFCPIYDSDKGEIIHIDIPQTRRPLRRETTINYYPADIEAKGGYRKDLKPLEITQPEGPSFKLNGREMEWQNWKFHIGFNYREGIVLNDIRYNDGGTIRPIFYRMSLVEMVVPYGNPERPHQRKHAFDLGEYGAGYMTNSLELGCDCKGCIRYLDAEFPTREGAIRRIKNAVCVHEIDGEVLFKHTDFRDESGIVTRARKLVIQQIFTAANYEYAIQWIFHQDGTIQPEIKLTGILNTYSINPGEDTNGWGTEVYPGVNAHNHQHLFCLRINSSVDGPQNTVYMTDAVPSDEPVGSPMNPYGNAFYAKRTKLATTRQAITDYNGATVRTWDICNTNKIHPFSKKPASYKLVSREVPHLLPKPGSLVWKRAGFARHAVHVTKYRDDQLWPAGRHVPQTSGETDVGLMEWIGDGSESIDNEDIVLWHTFGVVHFPSPEDFPIMPAEPMTLLLRPRNFFRNNPVMDVPPQRALTASQALRKTNSGIGSSKL, via the exons ATGGCAACCACACATCACCCCTTGGATCCTCTCTCTGCAGAAGAGATTGAGGCTGCCGTCGCCATTGTAAGGGAAACTCACCAAAACGTCAAGTTCCAGATAGTGTCGTTGCATGAGCCTCGCAAGGCGACCCTGTCAAAGTGGTTGGCCGATCGGTCACACGCAACAAAGCCCCCACGCGTTGCGGATGTATCCGTCATTACTCCAGGGGGGAACGTTGGAGACGGTCTTGTCGACCTTGAAAAGAAACAGATTGTTCAGTGGGAATGGATAAATGGCCAACAACCAATT ATTACTGTGGAGGAGCTGCAAAGAGTTGAGCAGGTAATTCGCTCCGATCCCAATGTCATCAAGCAATGCGAAATAAGTGGCATTCCGAGGGACGAAATGCACAAGGTCTACTGTGATCCCTGGACCATCGGCTATGACGAACGCTTTGGGAGCAATGTGCGCCTCCAGCAAGCCCTAATGTATTTTCGGCCGCACATCGACGACTGCCAGTACCAGTATCCATTGGACTTTTGCCCAATTTACGACAGTGACAAGGGTGAAATCATTCACATTGACATCCCACAAACGCGGCGCCCGCTGAGAAGGGAGACCACCATAAACTATTATCCAGCAGATATTGAAGCCAAAGGAGGCTACCGCAAAGACCTGAAACCCCTTGAAATCACCCAACCTGAAGGCCCATCATTCAAGTTGAACGGCCGAGAAATGGAATGGCAGAATTGGAAGTTTCACATCGGCTTCAACTATAGAGAGGGCATTGTGCTCAACGACATCCGCTACAATGACGGTGGCACGATTCGGCCAATTTTCTATCGCATGTCGCTGGTCGAGATGGTTGTACCCTA TGGCAATCCAGAACGGCCGCATCAGAGAAAGCATGCCTTTGATTTGGGCGAATATGGTGCTGGATACATGACCAACAGCCTCGAATTGGGTTGTGACTGCAAGGGTTGTATTCGCTATCTAGACGCAGAGTTTCCCACGAGAGAGGGTGCCATCCGGCGTATAAAGAACGCCGTCTGCGTACACGAAATCGATGGGGAGGTGCTATTTAAGCATACCGACTTTAGGGACGAGTCAGGCATAGTCACGAGAGCGCGCAAGCTCGTTATACAGCAAATCTTCACGGCGGCCAATTACGAATATGCCATCCAA TGGATTTTTCAT CAAGATGGCACAATTCAGCCAGAAATCAAGTTGACGGGGATTTTGAACACGTATTCCATCAATCCTGGAGAAGATACCAATGGATGGGGCACCGAGGTGTATCCAG GTGTCAATGCGCACAATCACCAGCATCTTTTTTGTCTCAGAATCAATTCCAGTGTCGACGGACCGCAAAACACCGTCTATATGACGGATGCTGTTCCCTCCGACGAACCTGTTGGGAGCCCGATGAACCCTTACGGCAACGCATTCTATGCCAAGAGAACCAAGCTTGCCACTACTAGACAAGCGATAACCGACTACAACGGAGCCACTGTGAGGACCTGGGATATTTGCAATACCAATAAGATCCATCCGTTCAGCAAGAAGCCAGCCAGCTACAAGCTTGTGAGTCGTGAGGTCCCTCACCTGCTACCAAAGCCGGGCTCCCTCGTATGGAAGCGAGCCGGGTTTGCGCGACACGCAGTCCACGTAACAAAAT ATCGGGACGATCAACTCTGGCCCGCTGGTCGACATGTACCTCAAACCTCGGGCGAGACTGATGTCGGCTTGATGGAGTGGATTGGTGACGGGTCAGAAAGCATTGATAACGAGGACATTGTCTTGTGGCACACATTTGGAGTCGTGCACTTTCCATCCCCGGAGGATTTTCCCATTATGCCAGCGGAGCCCATGACGTTGCTGTTGCGGCCGCGCAACTTCTTCAGAAACAACCCAGTGATGGATGTGCCGCCGCAGCGAGCACTTACAGCGAGTCAAGCACTGAGGAAGACGAATAGTGGGATAGGTTCATCTAAGCTCTAG